A genomic region of Lagopus muta isolate bLagMut1 chromosome 19, bLagMut1 primary, whole genome shotgun sequence contains the following coding sequences:
- the GPR21 gene encoding probable G-protein coupled receptor 21, translating into MNSSLVGNQSGRPFCLLAISYLETINFCLLEVVIIVFLMVLIISGNIIVIFVFHCAPLLNHHTTSYFIQTMAYADLLVGVSCLVPSLSLLHYPVVLSESLVCQIFGYVVSVLKSVSMASLACISIDRYIAITKPLTYNTLVTPWRLRICILVIWLYSCLVFLPSFHWGKPGYHGDVFQWCANSWNTDPYFTLFIVVMLYAPAAFIVCFTYFNIFRICQQHTKEINERRVRFSSQDGEAGEAQPCPDKRYAMVLFRITSVFYILWLPYIIYFLLESSNVYSNRIASFLTTWLAISNSFCNCVIYSLSNSVFQKGLKRLSGAICASCARQRVAKDSSTSRSKRSSNGCHV; encoded by the coding sequence ATGAACTCCTCTTTGGTTGGCAACCAGAGTGGCCGGCCATTCTGTCTCCTGGCCATTAGCTATTTGGAGACCATCAATTTTTGCCTTCTGGAAGTGGTTATTATTGTGTTCCTCATGGTGCTGATTATTTCGGGCAACATTATTGTGATATTTGTCTTTCACTGTGCACCTCTGCTGAACCACCACACCACCAGTTACTTCATCCAGACTATGGCGTATGCTGACCTCCTGGTGGGCGTGAGCTGTCTGGTGCCTTCTTTGTCCCTGCTGCACTACCCAGTTGTTTTAAGCGAGTCTTTGGTTTGCCAAATCTTTGGTTACGTGGTATCGGTGCTGAAGAGCGTCTCCATGGCCTCTTTGGCATGCATCAGTATTGACAGGTACATTGCCATCACCAAACCGCTGACCTACAACACGCTGGTCACCCCGTGGAGACTGCGGATCTGCATCCTGGTCATTTGGCTGTACTCCTGCCTGGTCTTCTTACCCTCCTTTCACTGGGGAAAGCCTGGATACCACGGGGACGTGTTTCAGTGGTGTGCCAATTCCTGGAACACCGATCCCTATTTCACTCTCTTCATCGTGGTGATGCTGTACGCCCCGGCAGCTTTCATTGTCTGCTTTACGTACTTCAACATCTTCCGcatctgccagcagcacaccaAGGAGATCAACGAGAGGAGGGTGCGCTTCAGCTCTCAGGATGGGGAGGCAGGggaggcacagccctgcccgGACAAGCGCTATGCCATGGTTCTTTTCCGTATCACCAGTGTCTTCTACATCCTCTGGTTGCCCTACATCATCTATTTTCTGCTGGAGAGCTCCAACGTCTACAGTAACCGCATTGCATCCTTCTTGACCACTTGGCTTGCCATTAGCAACAGTTTCTGCAACTGTGTCATTTACAGTCTCTCCAACAGTGTCTTTCAGAAGGGGCTGAAGCGTCTCTCGGGGGCGATTTGTGCCTCTTGTGCCAGACAGAGGGTAGCCAAGGACTCCTCTACCTCTAGGAGCAAAAGATCTTCCAATGGATGTCACGTTTAA